From the genome of Alkalihalobacillus sp. TS-13:
TTATCGGGATTTAAATTGGGTGGGATCATTCTGTCGGTGTCATTCGCAATGCTGGTTGCAATCATCCTTCCTCCTTATTATTTGAAGAGTAAAATGAAAGCTCGTTCACAATCTGCATTACGTGAGCTTCCGGATGTCTTGGATCTTTTGACAGTCAGCCTTGAAGCAGGACTCGGATTTGACGGCGCTCTCAGTAAGGTTGTTTCGAAAAAAGAAGGGGTCTTATCGATGGAGTTTCACCGTTGTCTTGAAGAAATCCGTTTAGGGAAAACACGGAGGGAAGCACTGCGTGGAGTGAGGGAGCGGCTGACGGTAGATGAAATCAACATCTTGATCAGCAGTATTTTACAGGCTGAAAAGCTCGGTATCGGGATGGTCAATGTCCTGCGTGTCCAATCCGAAGAAGTGCGTGATCAGAGAAAACAGCGTGCTGAACAGGAAGCGATGAAAGCACCTGTCAAAATGCTTTTTCCGCTTGTATTGTTCATTTTTCCAAGTTTGTTCATCGTTCTTTTAGGGCCGGCAATCATCCAATTTGTCGAGACATTCAGTAAATAATATTTACATTCTTAAATGGGTAGCATATAATGGAAACAGATTAAAGGACTTGAAGGAGGTTTTGTATTATGTACACATTCATTGAGATGGACTATTCACCAATTGTATATGATGCACAGCCCCTGATAGGGACGTTAAAAAAGTAACCAAATGATGAACGGCGAATTTCATTGTTACTCGGTTTTACTGGTCCTCATGTATTGAAACATACACTCCGGTCCTCAAAACCTTCGTGCCTTGAACTTCTTGTTCCTGATTTGACACTTTTTTAACTCTCATTCGTTTGGACGTTAAAAAAGTAACCAAATGATGAACGGCGTCAATTTGATTTTCTTACTATTGAATGAACAGATCCATGGGCTGTGCGCGGCCTATGGTTTTTTATTTATTGACGTTTTCAATGAGACCATCGGGTGATTTTCCGGTGGTTTTTTAAATTTATTGTTCTAATAATAGGAGGAAATTGAATTGAATTTACAACAACTAGGTTTTTATGAAGAACGTATCGAACAAGCAAAGGAATGGACTGAAAAAGGATATGAACCCGGAAGAGTGGCCTTGGAACATAAAGGGATGTACACCTTGCTAACCGAGCATGGGGAAATCCGCGGCTCCATTTCAGGAAAGATGAATTTTGAAGCGGCTCAACGTGAAGATTACCCAGCAGTAGGAGATTGGGTCATGTGCCAGATCCGCCAAAATGATCGAGCAGCTACCATCCACTCGATCTTGCCGAGAACCAGTAAATTTTCTAGGAAGATTGCCGGACTTACGACAGAAGAACAGATCATCGCCACGAACATTGATACGGTGTTTTTAGTGAATGCGCTGAATAAAGACTTCAATGTACGGCGGATCGAGCGTTACCTGTTGATGGCGTGGGAAAGTGGAGCGAACCCGGTGATTGTCCTTAGTAAATCGGACCTGTGTGAAAATGTACAGGAACGGGTAAATGAAGTAGAAACCGTCGCTTTCGGATTACCAGTCCATATCATCAGTTCAGAAACGGGAGAGGGGATTGATGAAATCACACCTTATCTGACAGAAGGAAAAACTGTTGCACTGCTCGGCTCATCAGGTGCTGGAAAATCGACACTGGTGAACCGACTGTATGGAGAAGAAATCCAGAAGGTGAAGGAAATTCGTGAAGGCGACGATAAAGGAATGCATACGACAACGCACAGGGAACTGTTTCTCATGCCGCAGGGAGGATTATTGATTGATACGCCGGGTATGAGAGAGCTTCAATTGTGGAATACGAATGATGGGTTATCCGAAAGCTTCCGGGATGTCGAGATACTCGCTGATACTTGTAAGTTCAGGGATTGCCAGCACGCAAATGAGCCGGGATGCGCGGTGAAAGCTGCCATCGATTCCGGTGAACTGCCGGAAGAAAGATATGCATCCTATAAAAAATTGCAACGAGAGCTTGCTTATCTTGAGCGGAAAAATGATCAGAAAGCAAAGCTTGAAGAGAAGGCAAAATGGAAAAAGATAACGAAAAGCATGAGGAGGTAGCGATGCTCTACAAACAATCCATAGAAACACATAGCCGGGATGAAATGCTTGATGTGTCGTCCACTTTAAAAGAACTGATCAAAAAAAGCGGGATTGCGAATGGTGTGGCTTATATTTATTGCGCTCATACGACCGCAGGCATTACGATCAATGAAAATGCCGATCCTGATGTGAAGCACGATATGCTGATGAGATTGGATGAAGTCTATCCATGGGAACATGCAAAATACAAGCATGCGGAAGGAAATTCAGCATCCCATATGAAGGCGAGTACGGTAGGAAGCTCGCAAATGGTGATCATCGAGGATGGAGAGCCGATCCTCGGCACCTGGCAAGGCATCTATTTCTGCGAATTCGATGGACCGCGGACACGTAACTACTATGTAAAAATCATGGAA
Proteins encoded in this window:
- the rsgA gene encoding ribosome small subunit-dependent GTPase A; protein product: MNLQQLGFYEERIEQAKEWTEKGYEPGRVALEHKGMYTLLTEHGEIRGSISGKMNFEAAQREDYPAVGDWVMCQIRQNDRAATIHSILPRTSKFSRKIAGLTTEEQIIATNIDTVFLVNALNKDFNVRRIERYLLMAWESGANPVIVLSKSDLCENVQERVNEVETVAFGLPVHIISSETGEGIDEITPYLTEGKTVALLGSSGAGKSTLVNRLYGEEIQKVKEIREGDDKGMHTTTHRELFLMPQGGLLIDTPGMRELQLWNTNDGLSESFRDVEILADTCKFRDCQHANEPGCAVKAAIDSGELPEERYASYKKLQRELAYLERKNDQKAKLEEKAKWKKITKSMRR
- a CDS encoding secondary thiamine-phosphate synthase enzyme YjbQ produces the protein MEKDNEKHEEVAMLYKQSIETHSRDEMLDVSSTLKELIKKSGIANGVAYIYCAHTTAGITINENADPDVKHDMLMRLDEVYPWEHAKYKHAEGNSASHMKASTVGSSQMVIIEDGEPILGTWQGIYFCEFDGPRTRNYYVKIMED
- a CDS encoding type II secretion system F family protein: MMYISFFAAVTLFLYSIYVYRSEKKEPVKRRLDAFVGKKGEAGENENDATAKPLHVRLLSPLWKDFRRGFKKKMQGEKQAKLEVKLLQAGNPFGMTTFEYRLIQLGLILIIPFLAGGWGALSGFKLGGIILSVSFAMLVAIILPPYYLKSKMKARSQSALRELPDVLDLLTVSLEAGLGFDGALSKVVSKKEGVLSMEFHRCLEEIRLGKTRREALRGVRERLTVDEINILISSILQAEKLGIGMVNVLRVQSEEVRDQRKQRAEQEAMKAPVKMLFPLVLFIFPSLFIVLLGPAIIQFVETFSK